In a single window of the Labeo rohita strain BAU-BD-2019 chromosome 23, IGBB_LRoh.1.0, whole genome shotgun sequence genome:
- the LOC127154798 gene encoding torsin-1A-like has protein sequence MKERHVLIVLLLVSNITLSSGILHVFAAAASYLINKFIERDVLLPFDSKRLEEDLRDSLFGQHIVSDVVLKTVTSFMTDKNPNKPLALSFHGTAGVGKNHVAKIIAKNVYKKGDQSKHVQMYISMHHFPHRENVDLYSAQLKQWIHGNVSRFPRSMFIFDEMDKMQPQLIDVIKPFLDYNARVDGVSFCNAIFIFLSNAGGNIIAEVALDFWREGKDREELWMNSKELETKILQNIFNDKNSGFLHSSIIDHHLVDHYIPFLPLELKHVRQCVMAEMAHLKMTIDYGLADKVARDMPYYPENEKIFAVKGCKSVRQKLALYAD, from the exons ATGAAAGAGCGACATGTGTTAATAGTTTTACTGCTGGTGTCTAATATAACATTATCTTCAGGTATTCTTCATGTTTTCGCGGCTGCTGCATCCTATTTGATTAACAAATTTATTGAACGCGATGTTTTGCTTCCTTTTGACTCTAAAC GTTTGGAGGAAGATTTAAGAGACTCTCTCTTTGGGCAGCACATCGTGTCTGATGTTGtattaaaaactgtaacatCATTTATGACTGACAAGAACCCAAACAAACCGCTGGCCCTCTCTTTCCATGGGACAGCAGGAGTTGGGAAAAATCACGTTGCAAAAATCAttgcaaaaaatgtgtataaaaaagGGGACCAGAGCAAGCATGTTCAAATGTATATATCTATGCATCATTTCCCACACAGAGAAAATGTAGACTTATACAGC GCACAGCTAAAACAGTGGATTCATGGAAATGTATCAAGGTTTCCCCGCTCCATGTTCATATTTGATGAAATGGACAAGATGCAACCACAGCTCATCGACGTCATAAAACCTTTTCTAGACTACAATGCCCGTGTAGATGGAGTGTCATTCTGCaatgcaattttcatttttcttag TAATGCAGGTGGGAATATTATTGCTGAAGTAGCTCTGGATTTTTGGAGAGAAGGCAAAGATCGGGAAGAGCTTTGGATGAACAGCAAGGAACTGGAGACTAAGATCCTTCAAAACATCTTCAATGATAAGAACA GTGGATTTCTGCACTCTAGCATCATAGATCATCATCTGGTTGATCACTATATTCCTTTCTTACCTTTGGAGCTGAAGCATGTGCGTCAGTGTGTCATGGCTGAAATGGCTCATCTGAAAATGACCATAGACTATGGCCTGGCAGATAAAGTGGCCAGAGACATGCCTTACTACcctgaaaatgagaaaatcttTGCTGTTAAAGGCTGCAAGTCTGTCAGACAGAAGCTGGCGCTATATGCTGATTAG
- the dnajc16 gene encoding dnaJ homolog subfamily C member 16 isoform X2 codes for MMRMVVVLLSVMMVCVLLMDAMVESAAEFDPYKILGVTRSASQAEIKKVYKRLAKEWHPDKNKNPEAEDMFIKITKSYEILTNEEKRASYDRYGQTDNTHPYGRGHHGFRRFHDNFYFDESFFHFPFNNKGGRDFADSKYTLHFNQYVNEVVPDSFKRPYLIKITSDWCFSCIHIEPVWKETVQELETLGIGIGVVDVGYERRLANHLGAHQTPSILGVVNGKVAFFHYAVVKGHLMQFVEDLLPQRLVEKVTDKNNQEFLKSWHELNKPHVLLFDQVPSVPLLYKLTAFAYKDYVQFGYVDQGLSETADLLRRFNINTYAPTMLVFKEDVEKPADIIQAKGMKKQIIDEFISNNKFLLAPRLVNQKLFDELCPIKQFHRRRKYCVLLITGEEESFTTGNEAFLSLASANTNDVLRFAYVYQRRQQPLCDVLLKNKDSTPPQVVILERRNGAGKIQYKPVLGGWNGSKEDKHKLLEELERLQKDPSILNYDAILPELNNEFTSMFLIRWIYTAYDYLSEIIDDLLHNNWREMMPLLSLIFSALFILFGTVIIQAFSDSSEEKQPKTKAKEVSKAENGSPNTSSTTSRPPKKNFVEVTELTDITYTSNLVKLRPGHINVVLVLTDSTKNILLSKFAKEVYSFTGSLTLHFSFLNVDKHSEWMAAVLEYAQDAMQIDTDEEELGSRKVDYTGYVLALNGHKKYLCLFKPVYTGEDLDSKQEEEGGGGSRSRKGMTRSRSTTLQIHHKLDRLGLWMERLMEGTLPRYYVPAWPGLDKITVNK; via the exons ATGATGAGGATGGTGGTGGTTTTGCTCTCTGTGATGATGGTCTGTGTGCTCCTGATGGATGCTATGGTGGAAAGCGCTGCAGAATTTGATCCATATAAGATTCTCGGAGTCACCAGAAGTGCAAGCCAAGCAGAAATTAAGAAAGTCTACAAACGGCTCGCCAAAGAATG GCATcctgataaaaacaaaaaccctGAAGCAGAAGACATGTTCATCAAGATTACAAAGTCATATGAG ATTTTAACAAATGAGGAGAAGAGAGCCAGCTACGACCGCTATGGACAAACAGATAACACTCATCCGTATGGCCGCGGCCATCACGGTTTCCGCCGCTTTCATGACAACTTCTACTTTGACGAGTCTTTCTTCCACTTTCCCTTTAACAACAAGGGTGGCCGTGACTTTGCTGACAGCAAGTACACATTGCACTTCAACCAGTACGTCAATGAAGTTGTACCCGACAGCTTCAAGAGGCCTTACTTGATCAAGATTACCTCAGACTGGTGCTTTAGCTGCATCCACATCGAGCCAGTCTGGAAAGAAACAGTGCAGGAATTGGAAACTCTAG GGATTGGAATTGGTGTGGTTGATGTTGGCTATGAGCGGCGTTTAGCAAATCACCTGGGCGCACATCAGACGCCATCCATTCTTGGTGTCGTCAATGGAAAAGTTGCTTTCTTCCATTACGCTGTTGTTAAAGGCCACCTGATGCAGTTCGTAGAAGATTTGCTGCCACAGAGACTAGTTGAAAAG GTTACAGACAAGAACAACCAAGAGTTTCTCAAGAGCTGGCATGAGCTAAACAAGCCACATGTTCTCCTGTTTGACCAAGTGCCTTCGGTTCCTCTGCTTTACAAG CTTACTGCATTTGCCTACAAGGATTATGTGCAGTTTGGATATGTGGATCAAGGTCTTTCTGAAACCGCTGACCTGCTGAGAAGATTCAATATAAACACTTATGCGCCAACCATGCTTGTCTTCAAAGAGGACGTGGAGAAGCCTGCAGATATTATACAG GCTAAAGGGATGAAGAAGCAGATAATAGATGAGTTCATCTCCAACAACAAGTTCCTCCTGGCCCCTCGTCTGGTCAACCAGAAGCTATTTGATGAGCTTTGCCCTATCAAACAGTTCCATCGTCGCAGGAA ATATTGTGTTCTGCTCATCACTGGTGAGGAGGAGTCCTTCACCACAGGAAATGAAGCCTTCCTCTCGCTAGCTTCTGCGAACACTAATGATGTGCTACGGTTTGCTTACGTCTACCAGCGGCGTCAGCAGCCCCTATGTGACGTTCTCCTGAAGAACAAAGACAGCACACCACCACAG GTGGTGATTCTGGAGAGGCGTAACGGAGCTGGTAAGATTCAGTATAAGCCAGTTTTGGGAGGATGGAACGGCAGCAAGGAAGACAAACACAAGCTTCTGGAGGAACTCGAAAGACTGCAGAAGGATCCCTCCATCCTCAACTATGACGCCATTCTCCCAGAGCTCAACAATGAGTTCACCTCG atgtttttaatAAGATGGATTTACACAGCATATGACTACTTGTCTGAAATTATCGATGATCTTCTTCACAATAACTG GCGTGAGATGATGCCCCTACTGTCTTTGATATTCtctgcactttttattttatttggcacTGTAATTATTCAGGCTTTCAG TGACTCAAGTGAGGAAAAACAGCCCAAAACGAAAGCAAAAGAGGTATCCAAGGCCGAGAACGGTTCGCCAAACACCTCCAGCACAACCAG TCGGCCACCAAAGAAGAACTTTGTGGAGGTGACAGAGTTAACCGACATCACATACACCAGTAACCTGGTCAAGCTGCGGCCGGGTCACATCAATGTAGTTCTAGTACTTACTGATTCCACAAAGAACATCCTGCTCAGCAAGTTCGCAAAGGAAGTTTATTCGTTCACTGG GAGTTTGACACTACACTTCTCCTTCCTAAACGTGGACAAACACAGCGAATGGATGGCGGCCGTGTTGGAATACGCCCAGGACGCCATGCAGATCGATACCGACGAGGAAGAATTGGGCAGCCGCAAAGTAGACTACACAGGCTATGTTCTAGCCCTCAATGGCCATAAGAAATACCTGTGTCTTTTCAAGCCAGTCTACACTGGTGAAGACTTGGATAGCAAGCAGGAAGAGGAAGGAGGAGGAGGTTCTCGGTCCAGGAAGGGTATGACACGCTCTCGATCCACAACTCTTCAGATCCACCACAAACTGGATCGACTCGGATTGTGGATGGAGCGACTGATGGAAGGCACGCTGCCACGGTACTACGTCCCAGCCTGGCCCGGTCTGGACAAGATCACTGTCAACAAATAA
- the dnajc16 gene encoding dnaJ homolog subfamily C member 16 isoform X1, protein MMRMVVVLLSVMMVCVLLMDAMVESAAEFDPYKILGVTRSASQAEIKKVYKRLAKEWHPDKNKNPEAEDMFIKITKSYEILTNEEKRASYDRYGQTDNTHPYGRGHHGFRRFHDNFYFDESFFHFPFNNKGGRDFADSKYTLHFNQYVNEVVPDSFKRPYLIKITSDWCFSCIHIEPVWKETVQELETLGIGIGVVDVGYERRLANHLGAHQTPSILGVVNGKVAFFHYAVVKGHLMQFVEDLLPQRLVEKVTDKNNQEFLKSWHELNKPHVLLFDQVPSVPLLYKLTAFAYKDYVQFGYVDQGLSETADLLRRFNINTYAPTMLVFKEDVEKPADIIQAKGMKKQIIDEFISNNKFLLAPRLVNQKLFDELCPIKQFHRRRKYCVLLITGEEESFTTGNEAFLSLASANTNDVLRFAYVYQRRQQPLCDVLLKNKDSTPPQVVILERRNGAGKIQYKPVLGGWNGSKEDKHKLLEELERLQKDPSILNYDAILPELNNEFTSMFLIRWIYTAYDYLSEIIDDLLHNNWREMMPLLSLIFSALFILFGTVIIQAFSDSSEEKQPKTKAKEVSKAENGSPNTSSTTSSRPPKKNFVEVTELTDITYTSNLVKLRPGHINVVLVLTDSTKNILLSKFAKEVYSFTGSLTLHFSFLNVDKHSEWMAAVLEYAQDAMQIDTDEEELGSRKVDYTGYVLALNGHKKYLCLFKPVYTGEDLDSKQEEEGGGGSRSRKGMTRSRSTTLQIHHKLDRLGLWMERLMEGTLPRYYVPAWPGLDKITVNK, encoded by the exons ATGATGAGGATGGTGGTGGTTTTGCTCTCTGTGATGATGGTCTGTGTGCTCCTGATGGATGCTATGGTGGAAAGCGCTGCAGAATTTGATCCATATAAGATTCTCGGAGTCACCAGAAGTGCAAGCCAAGCAGAAATTAAGAAAGTCTACAAACGGCTCGCCAAAGAATG GCATcctgataaaaacaaaaaccctGAAGCAGAAGACATGTTCATCAAGATTACAAAGTCATATGAG ATTTTAACAAATGAGGAGAAGAGAGCCAGCTACGACCGCTATGGACAAACAGATAACACTCATCCGTATGGCCGCGGCCATCACGGTTTCCGCCGCTTTCATGACAACTTCTACTTTGACGAGTCTTTCTTCCACTTTCCCTTTAACAACAAGGGTGGCCGTGACTTTGCTGACAGCAAGTACACATTGCACTTCAACCAGTACGTCAATGAAGTTGTACCCGACAGCTTCAAGAGGCCTTACTTGATCAAGATTACCTCAGACTGGTGCTTTAGCTGCATCCACATCGAGCCAGTCTGGAAAGAAACAGTGCAGGAATTGGAAACTCTAG GGATTGGAATTGGTGTGGTTGATGTTGGCTATGAGCGGCGTTTAGCAAATCACCTGGGCGCACATCAGACGCCATCCATTCTTGGTGTCGTCAATGGAAAAGTTGCTTTCTTCCATTACGCTGTTGTTAAAGGCCACCTGATGCAGTTCGTAGAAGATTTGCTGCCACAGAGACTAGTTGAAAAG GTTACAGACAAGAACAACCAAGAGTTTCTCAAGAGCTGGCATGAGCTAAACAAGCCACATGTTCTCCTGTTTGACCAAGTGCCTTCGGTTCCTCTGCTTTACAAG CTTACTGCATTTGCCTACAAGGATTATGTGCAGTTTGGATATGTGGATCAAGGTCTTTCTGAAACCGCTGACCTGCTGAGAAGATTCAATATAAACACTTATGCGCCAACCATGCTTGTCTTCAAAGAGGACGTGGAGAAGCCTGCAGATATTATACAG GCTAAAGGGATGAAGAAGCAGATAATAGATGAGTTCATCTCCAACAACAAGTTCCTCCTGGCCCCTCGTCTGGTCAACCAGAAGCTATTTGATGAGCTTTGCCCTATCAAACAGTTCCATCGTCGCAGGAA ATATTGTGTTCTGCTCATCACTGGTGAGGAGGAGTCCTTCACCACAGGAAATGAAGCCTTCCTCTCGCTAGCTTCTGCGAACACTAATGATGTGCTACGGTTTGCTTACGTCTACCAGCGGCGTCAGCAGCCCCTATGTGACGTTCTCCTGAAGAACAAAGACAGCACACCACCACAG GTGGTGATTCTGGAGAGGCGTAACGGAGCTGGTAAGATTCAGTATAAGCCAGTTTTGGGAGGATGGAACGGCAGCAAGGAAGACAAACACAAGCTTCTGGAGGAACTCGAAAGACTGCAGAAGGATCCCTCCATCCTCAACTATGACGCCATTCTCCCAGAGCTCAACAATGAGTTCACCTCG atgtttttaatAAGATGGATTTACACAGCATATGACTACTTGTCTGAAATTATCGATGATCTTCTTCACAATAACTG GCGTGAGATGATGCCCCTACTGTCTTTGATATTCtctgcactttttattttatttggcacTGTAATTATTCAGGCTTTCAG TGACTCAAGTGAGGAAAAACAGCCCAAAACGAAAGCAAAAGAGGTATCCAAGGCCGAGAACGGTTCGCCAAACACCTCCAGCACAACCAG cagTCGGCCACCAAAGAAGAACTTTGTGGAGGTGACAGAGTTAACCGACATCACATACACCAGTAACCTGGTCAAGCTGCGGCCGGGTCACATCAATGTAGTTCTAGTACTTACTGATTCCACAAAGAACATCCTGCTCAGCAAGTTCGCAAAGGAAGTTTATTCGTTCACTGG GAGTTTGACACTACACTTCTCCTTCCTAAACGTGGACAAACACAGCGAATGGATGGCGGCCGTGTTGGAATACGCCCAGGACGCCATGCAGATCGATACCGACGAGGAAGAATTGGGCAGCCGCAAAGTAGACTACACAGGCTATGTTCTAGCCCTCAATGGCCATAAGAAATACCTGTGTCTTTTCAAGCCAGTCTACACTGGTGAAGACTTGGATAGCAAGCAGGAAGAGGAAGGAGGAGGAGGTTCTCGGTCCAGGAAGGGTATGACACGCTCTCGATCCACAACTCTTCAGATCCACCACAAACTGGATCGACTCGGATTGTGGATGGAGCGACTGATGGAAGGCACGCTGCCACGGTACTACGTCCCAGCCTGGCCCGGTCTGGACAAGATCACTGTCAACAAATAA
- the LOC127154912 gene encoding torsin-1A-like, whose protein sequence is MKAQHLLIVLLQVSNITLSSGLLDVFAAATSYVVNTFFERDGLLPFDRKRLKEDLKDSLFGQHIVCDVVLKAVTSFMTDSKPNKPLVLSFHGTAGTGKNHVTKIIARNVYEKGEDSEHVRTYIAKHHFPNKNELDLYSAQLKQWIHGNVSSFPRSMFIFDEMEKMHPELIDTLKAFLDYNARVDGVSFRNAVFIFLSNSGGNVITEVALDFWREGKDREKIWMNSKELETKIFQDIFNNKKSGFLYSSIIDHHLVDHYIPFLPLELKHVRQCVMAEMIHLKINQDYDLADKVARDMPFFPEKQKIFALKGCKSVRQKLMLHIEDNEHAALPDLEKYSKEN, encoded by the exons ATGAAAGCACAGcatttgttaattgttttattgcAGGTGTCTAATATAACATTATCTTCAGGTCTACTGGATGTGTTTGCGGCTGCTACATCTTATGtggttaatacattttttgaacgGGATGGTTTGCTGCCTTTTGACCGTAAGC GGTTGAAGGAAGATTTAAAAGACTCTCTCTTTGGGCAGCACATTGTGTGTGATGTTGTACTAAAAGCTGTAACATCATTTATGACTGACAGCAAACCAAACAAACCACTGGTCCTCTCTTTCCATGGGACAGCAGGAACTGGAAAAAATCATGTCACCAAAATCATTGCAAGAAATGTGTACGAAAAAGGGGAAGACAGTGAGCATGTGCGGACGTATATAGCTAAACATCATTTCCCAAACAAAAACGAATTAGACCTTTACAGT GCACAACTAAAACAGTGGATTCATGGAAATGTATCAAGTTTTCCCCGCTCCATGTTCATATTTGATGAAATGGAAAAGATGCATCCAGAGCTGATCGACACCTTAAAGGCCTTTCTGGACTACAATGCCCGTGTAGATGGAGTGTCATTCCGCAATGCAGTCTTCATTTTTCTTAG TAATTCAGGTGGGAATGTGATTACTGAAGTGGCTCTGGATTTCTGGAGAGAAGGCAAAGACCGAGAAAAGATTTGGATGAACAGCAAGGAACTAGAGACTAAAATCTTTCAAGACATTTTCAATAATAAGAAAA GTGGATTTCTGTACTCTAGTATCATAGATCATCATCTGGTTGATCACTATATTCCTTTCCTACCTCTGGAGCTGAAGCATGTGCGTCAATGTGTCATGGCTGAGATGATCCATCTGAAAATCAACCAAGATTATGATTTGGCAGATAAAGTTGCCAGAGACATGCCCTTCTTCcctgaaaaacagaaaatatttgcTCTTAAAGGCTGCAAGTCTGTCAGACAAAAGTTGATGCTGCATATTGAGGACAACGAGCATGCTGCCCTTCCTGATTTGGAAAAATACAGTAAGGAAAATTGA
- the LOC127154913 gene encoding torsin-1A-like: MISDVALNFWREGKDRKEIRMNIMNEKSGFLYSSIIDDLVDHYIPLPTSGAEAFKHIITNLALDFWRKGNNRGDLQLQSEGMETQIFEYLFNDESNGLWHSSLINQHLIDHYIPFLPLEQKHVHQCAMAEMAHLNIKPNYDVADDVARGMPYYPKEEKIFAVKGCKSVKHKLVLHLKLGY, from the exons ATGATTTCCGACGTGGCACTGAATTTCTGGAGAGAAGGAAAAGATCGGAAAGAGATCAGGATGAACATCATGAATGAAAAAA GTGGATTTCTGTACTCTAGTATCATAGATGATCTGGTTGATCACTATATTCCTTTGCCTACCTCTGGAGCTGAAGCAT TCAAGCATATCATCACAAACTTGGCTCTGGATTTCTGGAGAAAAGGCAACAATCGGGGAGACCTACAGCTCCAGAGCGAGGGAATGGAGACTCAAATCTTCGAATATCTCTTCAATGATGAGAGCA ATGGACTTTGGCACTCCAGTCTAATAAATCAGCATCTGATCGATCACTATATTCCCTTCCTACCTCTGGAGCAGAAGCATGTGCATCAGTGTGCTATGGCTGAGATGGCCCATCTGAACATCAAACCAAACTATGATGTGGCAGATGACGTGGCCAGAGGCATGCCGTACTACCCTAAAGAAGAGAAAATATTTGCTGTTAAAGGCTGCAAGTCTGTCAAACATAAGTTGGTACTCCATTTAAAATTGGGGTATTAA